In Streptomyces sp. RFCAC02, the following proteins share a genomic window:
- a CDS encoding helix-turn-helix transcriptional regulator — translation MDQQPGNRGEIRDFLASRRARITPGQVGLPTSTRRRVAGLRREEVAVLAGVSTEWYTRLEKGHIGGVSEDVLDAVARALRLDDDERTYLFDLARSSRHARRTPSRRRDVEVPPQVQWMLDSMTMSSAFVRNGRTDIVAGNPLARALLAPMFDSVTVDKRGRPNIARYVFLDPGARGFFVDWGAAGVATAALLRAEVGREPRDRALRELVGELSTLSPEFRSQWAAHDVLMRHDGVKRLQHPDVGPLEVTFQSLVLPLPGRAVHDLIIYTAEPGTASEDRLKLLTMWAATHPRTTHPTHSPQPGH, via the coding sequence ATGGACCAGCAGCCCGGAAACCGCGGCGAGATCCGGGATTTCCTTGCGAGCCGACGCGCCAGAATCACCCCGGGGCAGGTCGGACTGCCGACCAGCACCCGCCGCCGGGTCGCCGGGCTGCGGCGCGAAGAGGTCGCCGTCCTTGCCGGCGTGAGCACGGAGTGGTACACGCGACTGGAGAAGGGGCACATCGGTGGCGTTTCCGAAGACGTCCTCGACGCGGTCGCCCGTGCCCTGCGACTGGACGACGACGAACGCACCTACCTGTTCGACCTGGCCCGGTCATCGCGGCACGCACGTCGCACGCCGTCGCGGCGCAGGGACGTCGAGGTCCCGCCCCAGGTCCAGTGGATGCTCGACTCCATGACGATGTCCTCGGCGTTCGTACGCAACGGCCGCACGGACATCGTCGCCGGCAACCCCCTGGCCCGAGCCCTGCTCGCGCCGATGTTCGACAGCGTCACCGTCGACAAGCGCGGCCGCCCCAACATCGCCCGCTACGTCTTCCTCGACCCGGGTGCCCGCGGCTTCTTCGTCGACTGGGGCGCCGCCGGCGTCGCCACCGCCGCCCTGCTGCGCGCTGAGGTCGGGCGCGAGCCCCGCGACCGGGCACTGCGCGAACTCGTCGGCGAGCTGTCCACGCTCAGCCCGGAGTTTCGCAGCCAATGGGCTGCGCACGACGTCCTGATGCGCCACGACGGCGTCAAACGGCTCCAGCACCCCGACGTCGGCCCCTTGGAAGTGACCTTCCAGTCCCTCGTCCTACCTTTGCCGGGCCGAGCCGTGCACGACCTGATCATCTATACCGCCGAGCCCGGCACCGCATCCGAGGACCGGCTCAAACTCCTCACCATGTGGGCAGCTACGCATCCCCGAACAACACACCCCACCCACTCCCCTCAGCCCGGGCACTGA